The Chloroflexus aggregans DSM 9485 genome segment TTATGCCGGGGATTGTTGCCAACAGTTCAAGAATAAGATCGCGGCGGCGGTGGAATTCGGCGGTCATTGCCGTAACCGCAGCTTCGACCGCCGGGTTGGGCGTGTAGGCCGCCAGTGCTGCATCTTGCGAGATGCTCGATGTGTGGGTGCTGGTATGGCTCTGAATAGCCTTAATTGCCTCGATGATCGGTTGCGGACCGGCGACATAACCGACGCGCCAGCCGGTCATTGCATACGCTTTAGCAGCACCGTTGACGACTAAGGTGCGTTCGGCTAAATCGGGGGCAATGCGCAACAGGCGTGCGTAGGGAACATACGAGATTGCATCGTAAATCTCGTCGGTGATAATAATGGCCGGATGATCACGTAGCACCTCGGCCAGTGCTGCCAGTTCCTCGGCGCTGTAGACCGCACCGGTTGGGTTTGATGGCGAGTTGAGCACAACGACTCGAGTGCGTTCACTCAGGTTCGCCCGTAGTTGATCAGGTGTCAGCTTAAAACCGGTCTGTTCGGTTGTTTGTGGTGTAATCGGGGTAGCACCGGCTAACTTAGCCTGCTCAACATAACTTACCCAGTATGGGGCAGGGATAATCGCTTCATCACCCTCGTCGCACAGCGCCTGAAAGGCGAGATAGAGAGCCTCTTTTGCGCCGGTCGTTACTGTTACCTGACCGAGACCGTAAGTAATGCCTTGGTCGGCAGTGACGCGGGCGGCGACAGCCTTGCGCAGTTCGAGCGTACCGCCGGTAGGAGTGTAATGGGTGTGGTTGGCGTGGATACCGGCAATGGCCGCTTGCTTGATCGGTTCGGGGGTATCGAAATCAGGTTCCCCTACACTAAATGAGATAACGTTGATCCCGGCGGCACGCATTTGAGCGACGCGAGCCGTCATAGCGGCGGTAGCCGAGGCTTCAAGTGCAGCGAGACGGCGAGCAAAGCGATATTCCATCTTGGCAGACATGGAACTCTCCTATCTGGTTGTCTGCTGAACGGCGCGGTGCAGACATCAGGTGTGGTTGATACACTTTCGACAATTATACCAGAGGCATGAACCGGTGCTGTTGTCGCCAATCGTATCATCATTCCCAGAGCTTGTTGTTCTTGTTCGACGATACAAAACAAAGTCACAGTCCGAAGCTGCGGCAGGCTACCAACCGGCTGGCGACCTTCGGTTGTATGCCGGGGCCTGGGCAGTGGCCGCCGGTTGGGTTCCCGGATTCGCTCCGGTCGGCCGGTGCTGCGGAGCTAAGTGACGGTATCCTTCGGTCGCAGATCGGTGGCAGCCCCTGCCAAGATGCATCGTGTGGACAATCCACCGCATTCCATACAAATCTGGGGCAACACGATCTCGCACCGTAGCGCGTTTGCGGTCAGACGGTTGGGAAGGGTGCGACGACGGCCCATTCCTCATCGCATACGGTAGATGGATAGGGCCTGGGCGTGTCAGGCTGAAAGCGCGCCACGGGTATCGCCGAAGTGCCTAACCGGCTCTAGGGCCGGCTCATCGGCTCCGGCAGTTTACCGGTACGGGCATACTCTTGCACGGCCAGATAAATAGCGCGAGGTGTGCCGTCAGGGTCGACGAAGTTCCAGGCATCGGGGTATGAGCGAGTACGGAACGGTGTACTGAATTGCCAAAGAATGGTCGCTTCTAGCCACGGGTATCGGCGTGACCATTCGTAGGTGGCAATCGTCCAGCGTACACGGTCGGCGGGGCGCACAGCACCACTCCAGCGTGGGTGGTCGTTATAGCCACCTTCAGTAATGATGATCCGTTTGTCAGAGCCGCCGAGTCGGTCAAGCAGTTCG includes the following:
- a CDS encoding pyridoxal phosphate-dependent aminotransferase, with the protein product MSAKMEYRFARRLAALEASATAAMTARVAQMRAAGINVISFSVGEPDFDTPEPIKQAAIAGIHANHTHYTPTGGTLELRKAVAARVTADQGITYGLGQVTVTTGAKEALYLAFQALCDEGDEAIIPAPYWVSYVEQAKLAGATPITPQTTEQTGFKLTPDQLRANLSERTRVVVLNSPSNPTGAVYSAEELAALAEVLRDHPAIIITDEIYDAISYVPYARLLRIAPDLAERTLVVNGAAKAYAMTGWRVGYVAGPQPIIEAIKAIQSHTSTHTSSISQDAALAAYTPNPAVEAAVTAMTAEFHRRRDLILELLATIPGITCTVPDGAFYVFPNVSALLHRPLRNGKICTTSEELNLYLLEEAHIACVAGEAFGAPGYLRLSYATGSEDIRIGMQRFREAVLVDHA